One Lycium barbarum isolate Lr01 chromosome 5, ASM1917538v2, whole genome shotgun sequence genomic window carries:
- the LOC132639665 gene encoding uncharacterized mitochondrial protein AtMg00810-like, with protein sequence MSTVKALIIVAVKKQWPLFQLDVNNAFLHGDLDEEVFMKLPSSLVVDPPPSTSVPLVCRLQKSLYGLRQASRQWYAKLSQALCSRGYSSSLNDYSLFTKGSGDSLVLLVVYVDDIILTGTDLAEISALKYSFHSQFKIKYLGSLHYFLGIEVLYTPQGVLLHQKKFIHDLLVQFNSSDCSPVMCPLELHEKFLTDMGELFPNPEEYKCLVGNLNFLTHTRPDLCFVVQHLSQFMQKPCIPHMKSALHLLRYLKGTSDVGVFFNNSPDFSLDVYCDSDWGACPSSRKSVTGFCVLLGRSLVRWKSKKQPVVSLSSAEAEYRSMSKAVAELSWLESCLHERTKHIELDCHFVRNKLSEGLIDLSHTASASQFADMFTKPIVGVVHHLHLRKLGVVSPSNLRGAIRIHTKGIT encoded by the exons ATGTCCACTGTCAAGGCATTAATTATTGTTGCTGTTAAGAAACAATGGCCTTTGTTCCAACTTGATGTCAACAATGCCTTTCTGCATGGGGATTTGGATGAAGAGGTTTTTATGAAGCTTCCTTCTAGCCTGGTTGTTGATCCTCCTCCTTCCACCTCAGTTCCATTAGTATGCAGGCTACAAAAATCCCTTTATGGGCTGAGACAAGCTTCTAGGCAGTGGTATGCCAAGCTGTCTCAGGCCTTATGTTCGAGAGGCTACTCTTCCTCTCTTAATGACTATTCCCTTTTTACTAAGGGTTCTGGTGACTCTCTTGTTCTGCTGGTTGTGTATGTGGATGACATTATATTGACTGGGACTGATTTAGCTGAAATATCTGCACTTAAATACTCCTTCCATTCTCAGTTCAAAATCAAATATTTGGGTTCCCTGCactattttttgggtattgagGTGTTGTATACTCCTCAGGGTGTTCTGTTGCATCAGAAAAAATTTATCCATGACTTGTTGGTTCAGTTTAACTCCTCTGATTGCTCTCCTGTTATGTGCCCTTTGGAGTTACATGAAAAGTTTTTGACTGATATGGGGGAACTCTTCCCCAACCCAGAGGAATATAAATGTTTAGTAGGAAATTTAAACTTCCTGACACATACTAGGCCAGATCTCTGTTTTGTTGTTCAGCATCTAAGCCAATTTATGCAAAAACCTTGCATCCCTCATATGAAGTCTGCCTTGCACCTACTCAGATACCTAAAAGGAACTTCTGATGTTGGTGTGTTCTTCAACAACTCTCCTGATTTCTCACTTGATGTGTACTGTGACAGTGATTGGGGTGCATGTCCTAGTAGCAGGAAGTCAGTTACTGGTTTTTGTGTGCTTTTAGGTAGGAGTTTAGTAAGATGGAAATCTAAGAAGCAACCTGTTGTGTCTCTATCATCTGCTGAAGCTGAGTATAGGTCTATGAGCAAAGCTGTTGCTGAACTTTCTTGGCTT GAATCATGTCTCCATGAAAGGACCAAGCATATTGAATTGGATTGTCATTTTGTTAGGAACAAGTTGTCTGAAGGCCTCATTGATCTTTCCCACACTGCCAGTGCTTCCCAGTTTGCTGATATGTTCACCAAGCCTATTGTTGGTGTTGTCCATCATCTTCATTTACGCAAGTTGGGAGTTGTTTCCCCTTCCAACTTGAGAGGGGCTATAAGAATACACACCAAAGGCATCACTTAA